One genomic segment of Nitrospira sp. includes these proteins:
- the rpmE gene encoding 50S ribosomal protein L31, which produces MQKGIHPVYREATVHCACGNSFKTRSTIGDISVDICSNCHPFFTGTQKIVDTEGRVERFKKKYAKKGK; this is translated from the coding sequence ATGCAGAAGGGCATTCATCCAGTCTATCGTGAGGCGACCGTTCACTGCGCCTGCGGGAATTCGTTCAAGACACGTTCGACCATCGGTGACATCAGCGTCGATATCTGTTCCAATTGTCACCCGTTCTTCACCGGCACCCAAAAAATTGTGGACACTGAAGGACGCGTCGAGCGATTTAAAAAGAAGTACGCGAAGAAAGGTAAGTAG
- the prfA gene encoding peptide chain release factor 1, whose amino-acid sequence METALRKKWESLASRFQELTDQLMDPSVASQPSLLRKLSKERTDLEPAARLFGAYHEFAKQLEGAMGILADPSAGGELHKLATEEKVELERQKAEIEGQVREFLIPRDPRDEKSLVLEIRAGTGGDEAGLFAGELFRLYVKYAEKKGLKVDTVETSETGIGGYKNVVALIEGKGAYGHFRYEAGVHRVQRVPVTEASGRIHTSTVTVAVMPEVDELDVQIDPKDLRIDTFCSSGAGGQSVNTTYSAVRITHLPTGVVVTCQDERSQLKNRTKAMRTLRARIVEAEREKQEAEIAQNRKSQVGTGERSEKIRTYNFPQNRVTDHRVGVTLHKLELVMEGDLDEIIQALKAQQQQAETTNV is encoded by the coding sequence ATGGAAACAGCATTACGAAAAAAATGGGAAAGCCTCGCATCACGCTTTCAGGAGTTGACCGATCAACTCATGGATCCATCCGTTGCGAGCCAACCGAGCTTGTTGCGCAAACTGAGTAAGGAGCGGACCGATCTGGAACCAGCAGCCAGGCTCTTTGGCGCATACCATGAATTCGCGAAGCAGCTGGAAGGTGCAATGGGGATTCTCGCCGACCCGTCGGCCGGTGGTGAGCTGCACAAGCTGGCGACGGAGGAAAAAGTCGAGCTGGAGCGACAGAAGGCGGAAATTGAGGGACAAGTCAGGGAATTCTTGATTCCAAGAGACCCACGGGACGAAAAGAGTCTGGTGCTGGAAATTCGAGCTGGGACCGGTGGGGACGAGGCGGGCTTATTTGCCGGGGAGCTCTTTCGCTTGTATGTCAAGTACGCAGAAAAGAAAGGATTGAAGGTCGATACGGTCGAAACGTCTGAGACAGGCATCGGAGGCTATAAGAACGTTGTCGCATTAATCGAAGGCAAGGGAGCCTACGGCCATTTTAGGTATGAAGCCGGCGTTCACCGGGTGCAGCGGGTTCCGGTTACCGAGGCGAGCGGTCGCATTCACACGTCGACCGTGACGGTGGCGGTCATGCCGGAAGTTGACGAACTGGATGTGCAGATTGACCCGAAGGATTTGCGGATCGATACATTTTGCTCATCCGGGGCCGGCGGACAGAGTGTGAACACCACCTATTCGGCCGTTCGTATTACGCATCTGCCGACGGGTGTGGTCGTGACCTGCCAGGATGAGCGGTCGCAGTTGAAAAATCGGACCAAGGCCATGCGCACGTTGCGTGCCCGGATTGTCGAAGCTGAACGTGAAAAACAAGAAGCGGAGATCGCTCAGAACAGAAAGTCTCAGGTGGGGACCGGAGAGCGAAGCGAGAAAATTCGAACGTACAATTTTCCGCAGAATCGTGTCACGGATCATCGAGTCGGTGTGACGCTTCACAAGCTGGAATTGGTGATGGAAGGTGATCTCGACGAGATCATTCAAGCGCTGAAGGCACAACAGCAGCAGGCCGAAACCACCAACGTGTAA
- the prmC gene encoding peptide chain release factor N(5)-glutamine methyltransferase translates to MLITWAQRVLETSGSTNAAQETLWLLAYALGMKHHELVSRRDQAVSGEDLTRAESVVSRRMVHEPLQYILGTQEFCGLDFQVNSAVLIPRPETELLVQAVVREGGFAEGAVLVDVGTGSGCVAVTLATILSGMRIFALDCSRDALTVARENAERHGVSGNITWKEGDLFSALRECNLVGAVDAVVSNPPYIAEAVWADLQPEVRDFEPRAALVAGQRGTEFHERLLDDARPFLVPGGLLVMELGQGQAPLVRQAAERAGGYIGLQTVKDEAGIERVMIARRAG, encoded by the coding sequence ATGCTGATCACGTGGGCCCAACGTGTCTTGGAGACATCTGGATCGACAAATGCGGCTCAGGAAACGCTCTGGTTATTGGCCTACGCGTTAGGAATGAAACACCACGAGTTGGTTAGCCGAAGAGACCAAGCGGTGTCGGGCGAAGATCTAACCCGTGCCGAATCGGTGGTATCGAGACGGATGGTGCACGAGCCGCTCCAGTATATCTTGGGGACACAGGAATTCTGCGGCCTCGACTTTCAGGTGAATTCGGCGGTGTTGATTCCTCGGCCTGAGACCGAACTCCTTGTCCAAGCGGTTGTCAGAGAGGGAGGATTTGCGGAAGGTGCCGTGCTGGTCGATGTGGGAACAGGTTCCGGTTGTGTGGCTGTAACCTTGGCGACCATCCTGAGCGGCATGCGGATTTTTGCTCTGGACTGCTCCCGAGACGCGTTGACTGTTGCAAGGGAGAACGCGGAGCGACACGGAGTCAGCGGCAACATAACCTGGAAGGAAGGGGATCTCTTCTCTGCCTTGCGCGAATGTAATTTGGTAGGCGCGGTGGATGCGGTTGTTTCCAATCCTCCGTACATAGCTGAAGCGGTCTGGGCCGATTTACAGCCCGAGGTCCGGGATTTTGAGCCACGGGCAGCATTGGTGGCCGGGCAGCGGGGAACGGAGTTCCATGAACGATTGCTGGACGATGCACGACCATTCCTCGTGCCCGGTGGATTGCTCGTCATGGAGCTTGGTCAAGGCCAAGCTCCCCTTGTGCGACAGGCTGCGGAACGAGCAGGGGGCTACATCGGGCTTCAAACGGTCAAGGACGAAGCCGGCATCGAACGGGTGATGATCGCCCGGCGGGCAGGCTAG
- the murA gene encoding UDP-N-acetylglucosamine 1-carboxyvinyltransferase, translating to MDEILINGGNRLVGEVRISGAKNSALPILASTILGGGECVITNVPRVVDVLTMGKLLGILGVNVWHEGNRAVIQADVIASTEAPYDLVKTMRASVLVLGPLVARWGEAKVSLPGGCAIGSRPVNLHLAGLEKLGANISIEHGYITAKAKRLRGARIYCDTPTVTGTENLMMAASLAEGVTMLENAAKEPEIVDLADFLAKRGARIYGAGTDVITIEGVRELHGGDHEVIPDRIEAGTYLAAGAMTHGDVTTTHCRPTHLEAVLMKLREAGAHVQEGKDSVCLTMPDRLRGTDLRTLPFPGFPTDMQAQMVALMSLAEGTSVITETVFESRFMHVEELRRMGADIRVEGNRLVVTGGKKLTGAPVMASDLRASASLIVAGLAAEGVTQVQRVYHLDRGYERIEEKLGALGADIRRRQTTMKVL from the coding sequence ATGGATGAAATTCTCATCAACGGCGGCAATAGGTTGGTCGGGGAAGTTCGCATTAGTGGTGCGAAAAACTCCGCGCTTCCGATCTTGGCTTCGACCATTTTGGGAGGCGGGGAGTGTGTCATCACGAATGTTCCGAGGGTCGTGGATGTCCTGACGATGGGAAAGCTCCTGGGGATTCTCGGGGTTAATGTGTGGCACGAGGGTAACCGAGCCGTCATTCAAGCGGATGTGATTGCATCAACAGAAGCTCCGTACGATCTGGTCAAGACCATGCGTGCCTCGGTTCTGGTGCTGGGACCGCTGGTTGCGCGCTGGGGTGAGGCTAAGGTGTCTCTCCCTGGAGGTTGCGCAATCGGTTCCAGACCGGTGAATCTTCATTTGGCGGGATTGGAAAAACTAGGGGCCAACATTTCCATCGAACATGGCTATATCACGGCCAAGGCGAAACGATTGAGGGGTGCACGCATTTACTGTGATACACCGACGGTGACCGGTACTGAAAACCTCATGATGGCGGCATCACTTGCTGAAGGGGTCACCATGCTGGAAAATGCGGCCAAGGAGCCGGAGATCGTGGATCTGGCCGACTTTCTCGCTAAACGTGGTGCACGAATTTATGGTGCAGGAACCGATGTGATCACGATAGAGGGAGTGCGCGAACTGCATGGTGGAGACCACGAAGTGATTCCAGATCGAATTGAGGCTGGTACGTACCTGGCTGCAGGGGCCATGACTCATGGGGATGTGACCACGACACACTGTCGTCCCACCCACCTTGAAGCAGTCCTGATGAAACTGCGTGAGGCCGGGGCCCATGTACAGGAAGGAAAAGACTCGGTTTGTCTGACTATGCCGGATAGACTAAGAGGAACTGACCTGAGGACCTTGCCTTTCCCAGGGTTTCCTACCGATATGCAGGCGCAGATGGTTGCATTGATGAGCCTAGCCGAAGGCACGAGTGTCATAACCGAAACTGTGTTTGAGAGTCGGTTCATGCATGTAGAAGAATTGCGGCGTATGGGAGCGGATATCCGCGTGGAAGGCAATCGATTGGTGGTGACTGGAGGTAAGAAACTTACCGGAGCTCCTGTCATGGCATCCGACCTCCGTGCGAGTGCCAGTCTGATTGTCGCAGGGTTGGCTGCAGAGGGCGTGACCCAGGTCCAACGTGTCTATC